In Ferribacterium limneticum, a genomic segment contains:
- a CDS encoding WbuC family cupin fold metalloprotein produces MTTLIDRALLASLTAEAEQAPRLRKNRNFHPGDAYPAHRLLIAIEPGSYVAPHRHLNPDKDETLLVVCGRLGVVIFQAENAVDRSIVLQAGGEVIGIDIPHGVFHTVLALEPGTVFFEAKAGPYVPIAESERAPWAPAEGTPAADDYLKELLAQFA; encoded by the coding sequence GTGACGACGCTGATTGACCGGGCTCTGCTCGCCAGCCTGACTGCCGAAGCCGAACAGGCGCCTCGCTTGCGCAAAAATCGCAACTTTCATCCGGGGGATGCCTATCCGGCCCACCGTTTGCTGATTGCCATCGAGCCCGGATCGTATGTCGCTCCACACCGACACCTCAATCCCGATAAGGACGAGACATTGCTTGTCGTCTGTGGGCGACTGGGAGTTGTCATTTTTCAGGCCGAAAATGCCGTTGACCGTAGCATCGTGCTGCAGGCCGGCGGCGAGGTGATAGGCATCGACATTCCGCATGGCGTTTTCCATACGGTTCTTGCGCTGGAGCCGGGCACCGTCTTTTTCGAGGCCAAAGCCGGTCCCTACGTGCCGATTGCCGAATCAGAACGCGCTCCCTGGGCCCCGGCCGAGGGGACTCCTGCCGCCGACGACTACCTGAAAGAGTTGCTGGCGCAGTTCGCCTGA
- a CDS encoding complex I subunit 4 family protein produces the protein MLKVLVFLPVVGALLLAVLPVRRALPLWQVAMAFALGALGYSLWLAGQFDTAGPALQMFESRAWNRRLGSYFALGVDGISLAMVLLTALLSLIAVLMSRRMEAGARLYFVLVLLLESAMFGVFMARDWSLFYVFWEATLLPLFFLIDRLGGPNRQRAALNFFLYTLGGSVFMLVALLFLYDAAPGHSFAMADMAEGGRGLPLNTQLLIFAGFFIGFGVKMPVFPLHGWLPLAHVEAPSPVSILLSGVLLKMGAYGLIRAAETLPAALLATQDWLVVIAFISLLYGGILAWRQQDLKAMVAYSSISHMGVVLLGIATLNVTGLTGAVMQMVAHGLTAGLLFLVVGLLYQRTHSRDLADYGSLLGKAPRFAFFTAFGLLAAIGLPGSAGFIAELHALVGGYQRWGGWVLILCLAMLIGAAYSLRVIGRLCLKGKPMDLPDMTRTEAVAAGILALCIVGLGVWPAPLLDLVAGSVGQVARLFGA, from the coding sequence ATGCTGAAGGTGCTGGTTTTTCTGCCGGTGGTGGGCGCGCTCCTGCTGGCCGTTCTGCCAGTGCGTCGCGCCCTGCCGCTGTGGCAGGTGGCGATGGCCTTTGCGCTGGGGGCGCTGGGTTATTCGCTGTGGCTGGCCGGGCAGTTCGACACGGCCGGGCCGGCGCTGCAGATGTTCGAGAGCCGGGCGTGGAATCGCCGGCTCGGTTCCTATTTTGCGCTCGGTGTCGATGGCATTTCCTTGGCCATGGTCCTGCTGACCGCGCTGCTCTCGCTGATTGCCGTGCTGATGTCGCGGCGCATGGAAGCGGGGGCGCGACTTTATTTCGTGCTGGTGCTGCTGCTCGAGTCGGCGATGTTCGGCGTCTTCATGGCGCGCGACTGGTCACTGTTTTATGTTTTCTGGGAAGCGACGCTACTGCCGCTGTTTTTCCTGATCGACCGGCTGGGCGGCCCGAACCGGCAACGCGCGGCGCTCAACTTCTTTCTCTACACGCTGGGCGGTTCGGTGTTCATGCTCGTCGCGCTGCTCTTTCTATATGACGCGGCGCCCGGCCACAGTTTCGCCATGGCCGACATGGCCGAAGGCGGGCGCGGCCTGCCGCTCAATACGCAATTGCTGATTTTTGCCGGCTTTTTCATCGGCTTCGGCGTCAAGATGCCGGTCTTCCCTCTGCACGGCTGGCTGCCGCTGGCCCATGTCGAGGCGCCCAGCCCGGTATCTATTTTGCTCTCCGGTGTGCTGCTCAAGATGGGCGCCTACGGGCTGATCCGTGCTGCCGAAACGCTGCCCGCCGCCTTGCTGGCGACGCAGGACTGGCTGGTCGTCATTGCCTTCATCAGTCTGCTTTACGGCGGCATCCTCGCTTGGCGCCAGCAGGACTTGAAAGCGATGGTCGCCTACTCGTCGATCTCGCACATGGGTGTCGTACTGCTCGGTATCGCCACGCTCAATGTCACCGGCCTGACCGGCGCCGTCATGCAGATGGTGGCGCACGGGCTGACCGCCGGCCTGCTCTTTCTCGTCGTCGGTTTGCTCTATCAGCGCACGCACAGCCGCGATCTGGCCGATTACGGCTCGCTGCTCGGCAAGGCGCCGCGCTTCGCTTTCTTCACGGCCTTCGGGCTGCTTGCCGCGATCGGCCTGCCGGGCAGTGCCGGCTTCATCGCCGAACTGCATGCCCTGGTCGGTGGCTATCAGCGCTGGGGCGGCTGGGTGCTGATCTTGTGCCTGGCCATGCTCATCGGCGCGGCGTACAGCCTGCGCGTCATCGGTCGTCTGTGCCTGAAAGGCAAGCCGATGGACCTGCCGGACATGACGCGGACCGAAGCGGTGGCGGCCGGGATTTTGGCGCTGTGCATCGTTGGCCTTGGCGTCTGGCCGGCGCCTTTGCTCGACCTGGTCGCCGGCAGTGTCGGCCAGGTCGCCCGACTGTTCGGGGCATGA
- a CDS encoding peroxiredoxin, with protein sequence MAVLVGKQAPDFTATAVYGNNEIKELKLSSFKGKPVVLFFYPLDFTFVCPSELIAFDHRLYEFEQRGVEVIGVSIDSQFTHLAWKNTPVKEGGIGQVGYPLVADVKHDICRAYDVELEAAGVALRGSFLIDKSGVVMHQVVNMLPLGRNIDEMLRMVDALQFFEEHGEVCPAGWSKGKPGMTASTEGVAAYLAKNAKKL encoded by the coding sequence ATGGCCGTTCTCGTTGGCAAGCAAGCACCGGATTTCACCGCCACCGCCGTATATGGCAACAATGAAATAAAGGAACTGAAGCTCTCCTCCTTCAAGGGCAAGCCCGTCGTTCTCTTCTTCTATCCGCTCGACTTCACCTTCGTCTGCCCGTCCGAGCTGATCGCCTTCGATCATCGCCTGTACGAATTCGAGCAGCGCGGCGTCGAAGTCATCGGCGTCTCGATCGACTCGCAGTTCACCCACCTGGCCTGGAAGAACACCCCGGTCAAGGAAGGCGGCATCGGGCAGGTCGGCTACCCGCTGGTCGCCGACGTCAAGCACGACATCTGCCGCGCCTACGACGTCGAGCTCGAAGCCGCCGGGGTCGCCCTGCGCGGGTCCTTCCTGATCGACAAGAGCGGCGTCGTCATGCACCAGGTCGTCAACATGCTGCCGCTCGGCCGCAACATCGACGAAATGCTGCGCATGGTCGACGCCCTGCAATTCTTCGAAGAGCACGGTGAAGTCTGCCCGGCCGGCTGGAGCAAGGGCAAACCCGGCATGACCGCGTCGACCGAAGGCGTTGCCGCCTACCTGGCCAAGAACGCCAAGAAACTGTAA
- a CDS encoding DUF2309 domain-containing protein yields the protein MNAEHDLPIRQRLAHWVEHLTHVLPAQAPIRDFVHHNTLHGFQHLPFAEALTAASALTGATTYWPEAKFRDCLASGRISADDLSAAFDDFGLAGLDLPVVRALTRRDILLASLQAGNEVPDASRLDWLQREGGLAEDFIFDHFFRLTVASVSSPEAQPWRAQASGRWAVLQARVGKGWTWRGLLEHLADEDILERVRSILQRHLAAHLDLGVAAWRNPAQDQGFFAAWRASAGLDLAWEMDELPNVRDEILHLPDNPIDVLLDELPRLMPDDSLWYGYLQRLSLELPGWSGMFLWRDRNPQRGDGTPVAMIDYLAVRVLLERLLTDDLIRRVTGGPTTLADLPAYYVAHPEELLIRDIRHAPWLPEAKQDRAARLVDLARNGHVDADEWRLLAESVAPLVGRAQAHGDAWRLAALSRQLGLTLSDLETLSREEVAALQTCAGSLTAEQRSQIWLLAYERHYREQLFSALTANYPRQTAPATPSAQVVMCMDDREEGTRRHLEEIAPDIVTYGAVGFFGVPIYWQGLDDPGKTALCPIVVRPTQLVRELGGVGGEIEQGQRAARREKRLHWRELFYQATRRRAVAGPILTALGSLPAIAALTAVTLAPGWFAETARRWREQYDGRLATRLVLTAEQKIEATPEQPQLGLTDAEQIKYVEDFLRMIGLAGNFAPLVLFFGHGSGSRNNPHLSAYDCGACSGKHGGPNARIFAAMANRPEVRAGLAAHGLLVPETCWFIAAEHNTCDDGVEWYDLDTVPERFQAALDTLLAQIGEACRAHAAERCRRLASAPVRPTPWKARQHMLGRASDISQARPELGHATNAAAFIGRRDMSRGLFLDRRVFLISYDPASDDDGSIVEGILLAAGPVGAGIALEYYFSTVDNEHFGCGSKITHNITGLFGVMEGADSDLRTGLPWQMVEIHEPMRLLVVVEQTPEVLTAILNRQLPLQELINNEWIILAAKSPLTAAIELYCPRRGWLPWSGSAVLPQVGRSADWFAGESEALAPAIVLGGARATTLLPLQGGGREGDGFGHGSPLTHPLPNPPLVPGDTVPTGHKGEGAIFPTMASFKEPK from the coding sequence ATGAACGCCGAACACGACCTGCCCATCCGCCAGCGCCTGGCCCACTGGGTCGAGCATCTGACGCATGTGCTGCCGGCGCAGGCGCCGATCCGCGATTTCGTGCACCACAACACCCTGCACGGCTTCCAGCATCTGCCGTTTGCCGAGGCGCTGACGGCAGCTTCGGCGCTGACCGGGGCGACCACTTATTGGCCGGAAGCGAAGTTCCGCGACTGCCTGGCCAGCGGACGCATCAGCGCCGACGACCTGAGCGCCGCCTTCGACGATTTCGGCCTGGCCGGTCTGGATTTGCCGGTCGTGCGGGCGCTCACCCGGCGCGACATCCTCCTGGCCAGTCTGCAGGCCGGCAACGAAGTGCCAGATGCCAGCCGTTTGGACTGGCTGCAGCGCGAGGGCGGGCTGGCAGAAGATTTCATTTTTGACCATTTTTTCCGGTTGACCGTAGCATCGGTGTCCAGCCCGGAGGCGCAGCCCTGGCGAGCCCAGGCGTCGGGCCGCTGGGCTGTCTTGCAGGCGCGGGTGGGGAAGGGCTGGACGTGGCGCGGCCTGCTCGAACATCTGGCCGACGAGGACATCCTCGAACGGGTGCGCAGCATCCTGCAGCGCCATCTGGCGGCGCATCTCGACCTCGGCGTCGCCGCCTGGCGCAACCCGGCTCAGGATCAGGGCTTCTTCGCCGCCTGGCGGGCCAGTGCCGGGCTCGATCTGGCGTGGGAAATGGATGAGTTGCCCAACGTCCGCGACGAAATCCTGCACCTGCCGGACAACCCGATCGACGTTCTGCTGGACGAACTGCCCCGGCTGATGCCGGACGACAGCCTGTGGTACGGCTACCTGCAGCGCCTGTCCCTTGAGTTGCCCGGCTGGTCCGGCATGTTCCTGTGGCGCGACCGCAACCCGCAACGCGGCGACGGCACGCCGGTCGCCATGATCGATTACCTCGCCGTCCGCGTCCTCCTCGAACGGCTGCTCACCGACGATCTGATCCGGCGCGTGACCGGCGGCCCGACGACACTGGCCGATTTGCCGGCCTATTACGTCGCACATCCGGAAGAACTGCTCATCCGCGACATCCGCCATGCCCCCTGGCTACCCGAAGCCAAGCAAGATCGCGCCGCGCGGCTCGTCGATTTGGCCCGCAACGGCCATGTCGACGCCGATGAGTGGCGTCTCCTGGCGGAATCCGTGGCGCCGCTCGTCGGCCGGGCGCAAGCGCACGGCGACGCGTGGCGCCTCGCTGCGCTGAGCCGGCAGCTCGGCCTGACGCTGTCTGACCTCGAAACGCTGAGCCGCGAAGAAGTCGCCGCCCTGCAAACCTGCGCCGGCAGCCTGACTGCCGAGCAGCGCAGCCAGATCTGGCTGCTTGCCTACGAACGCCATTACCGCGAACAGCTTTTTTCGGCGCTGACCGCCAACTATCCGCGCCAGACCGCGCCGGCCACGCCATCGGCGCAAGTCGTCATGTGCATGGACGACCGCGAGGAGGGCACGCGCCGCCATCTCGAAGAAATCGCGCCGGACATCGTCACCTATGGCGCCGTCGGCTTCTTCGGCGTGCCGATCTACTGGCAGGGGCTGGACGACCCGGGCAAGACGGCGCTCTGCCCGATTGTCGTGCGGCCGACCCAACTCGTCCGCGAACTGGGCGGTGTCGGCGGCGAAATCGAACAGGGCCAGCGCGCCGCCCGCCGCGAAAAGCGCCTGCACTGGCGCGAACTTTTCTATCAGGCGACGCGCCGGCGCGCCGTGGCCGGCCCGATTCTGACTGCACTCGGCAGCCTGCCGGCCATCGCCGCGCTGACGGCGGTGACGTTGGCCCCCGGCTGGTTCGCCGAAACGGCACGGCGCTGGCGCGAGCAATACGACGGCCGGCTGGCCACCCGGCTGGTCCTGACCGCCGAGCAGAAAATCGAGGCGACGCCGGAACAGCCGCAACTTGGCCTGACCGATGCCGAGCAGATCAAGTACGTCGAAGACTTCCTGCGCATGATCGGTCTGGCCGGCAATTTCGCCCCGCTCGTCCTGTTCTTCGGCCACGGCTCGGGCAGCCGGAACAATCCCCACCTCTCGGCCTACGACTGCGGCGCCTGCTCCGGCAAGCACGGCGGGCCGAATGCGCGGATTTTCGCGGCCATGGCCAATCGTCCCGAAGTCCGGGCCGGGCTGGCGGCGCATGGCTTGCTGGTTCCCGAAACCTGCTGGTTCATCGCCGCCGAGCACAACACCTGCGACGACGGCGTCGAGTGGTACGACCTCGACACCGTGCCGGAACGCTTCCAGGCAGCGCTCGACACGCTGCTGGCCCAGATCGGCGAAGCCTGCCGGGCGCATGCGGCCGAGCGCTGTCGCCGCCTGGCCTCGGCGCCCGTTCGTCCGACCCCGTGGAAAGCCCGCCAGCACATGCTCGGCCGGGCCAGCGACATTTCCCAGGCGCGGCCGGAACTGGGCCACGCCACCAATGCCGCCGCTTTCATCGGCCGGCGCGACATGAGTCGCGGCCTCTTCCTCGACCGCCGCGTTTTCCTGATTTCCTACGATCCGGCCAGCGATGACGACGGCAGCATCGTCGAAGGCATCCTGCTCGCCGCCGGACCGGTCGGCGCCGGCATCGCCCTTGAATATTATTTCTCGACGGTCGACAACGAACATTTCGGCTGCGGCTCGAAAATCACCCACAACATCACCGGCCTGTTCGGCGTCATGGAAGGCGCCGACTCCGACCTGCGCACCGGCCTGCCCTGGCAGATGGTCGAAATCCACGAGCCGATGCGCCTGCTCGTCGTCGTTGAACAGACGCCGGAAGTGCTGACCGCCATCCTCAATCGCCAGCTGCCGCTGCAGGAACTGATCAATAACGAATGGATTATTTTGGCCGCCAAATCCCCGTTGACCGCAGCAATCGAGCTTTACTGCCCACGCCGCGGCTGGCTGCCGTGGTCTGGCTCGGCTGTGCTGCCGCAGGTGGGGCGCTCGGCAGACTGGTTCGCCGGTGAGTCGGAAGCGCTGGCGCCGGCGATTGTTCTTGGTGGGGCCAGGGCAACTACGCTCCTCCCCCTTCAAGGGGGAGGCAGGGAGGGGGATGGGTTCGGGCACGGAAGCCCGCTGACCCATCCCCTCCCCAACCCTCCCCTTGTCCCAGGGGATACCGTCCCTACGGGACATAAAGGGGAGGGAGCTATTTTCCCGACGATGGCGAGCTTCAAGGAGCCCAAATGA
- a CDS encoding PEP-CTERM sorting domain-containing protein → MFNQLKPLAALIATALISTSALAATQTLDAGNYTISYDDSFLGLFGTPTLTASGISFATGGVPGFTAVNSVLEATVSLTITADAGYKLTSFNLGEKGSYFKVDNSSSVFVGGNLTVQDLVNTSSSVIKDIVTVPLTDTTTFNSQFHVSTWNASTSAHLETAKAAVSIFDVLGAIPANGGYASIGKTNVILDVGVAAVPEPQSFAMLLAGLGIIGAVARRRRIGA, encoded by the coding sequence ATGTTCAATCAACTCAAACCGCTGGCCGCGCTAATCGCCACGGCCTTGATCTCAACCAGTGCGCTGGCTGCAACGCAGACGCTGGATGCCGGCAACTACACCATCAGCTATGACGACTCGTTTCTCGGGTTGTTCGGTACTCCGACGCTTACAGCTTCTGGTATCTCGTTCGCGACAGGTGGTGTCCCGGGTTTTACCGCTGTCAATTCTGTTCTTGAGGCCACCGTTTCCCTGACTATTACTGCTGATGCGGGTTACAAGCTGACGAGTTTTAATCTGGGCGAGAAGGGTTCATATTTCAAAGTGGACAACTCCTCCTCCGTGTTTGTGGGGGGTAACTTGACTGTTCAGGATCTGGTGAATACGAGTTCCAGCGTGATTAAAGACATCGTAACTGTGCCGCTGACTGACACTACTACGTTCAACAGTCAATTTCATGTTTCGACTTGGAATGCCAGTACCAGTGCACATCTAGAGACTGCAAAGGCAGCTGTCAGCATCTTTGATGTCCTCGGTGCGATTCCCGCAAATGGCGGATATGCATCCATCGGCAAGACCAATGTGATTCTTGATGTTGGCGTTGCCGCTGTTCCGGAACCCCAATCCTTCGCCATGCTTCTGGCTGGCTTGGGCATCATCGGTGCTGTAGCGCGTCGGCGTCGTATTGGCGCTTGA
- a CDS encoding response regulator: protein MADSEYLSTRQAALRLGVSLGTVQNMVESGALEAWKTAGGHRRIPVASVDALLARRRNLTPSAQEYGGQIEILVAEDDLTLQMLYQMTVDSWNLPVKLRIVANGFDGLLQVGQRVPDILIADLMMPGMDGFEMIRRLRANTDLARMDIIVVSAIDREEILERGLPSDITIFGKPIPFHEIKGFILGRLAARQRSN, encoded by the coding sequence ATGGCCGATTCCGAATATCTCAGCACCAGGCAAGCAGCCCTCCGTCTGGGTGTTTCCTTGGGCACAGTTCAGAACATGGTTGAAAGCGGCGCGCTCGAAGCGTGGAAAACTGCCGGCGGACATCGCCGCATTCCGGTTGCTTCAGTTGATGCCCTGCTCGCCCGTCGGCGCAACCTGACGCCAAGCGCCCAGGAATATGGCGGCCAGATCGAAATCCTCGTCGCCGAAGACGATCTGACCCTGCAAATGCTCTACCAGATGACCGTCGATAGCTGGAACCTGCCAGTCAAACTGCGCATCGTCGCCAACGGTTTCGATGGCCTGCTGCAAGTCGGCCAGCGTGTCCCCGACATCCTGATCGCCGACCTCATGATGCCGGGCATGGACGGTTTCGAAATGATCCGCCGCCTGCGCGCCAATACCGATCTGGCCCGCATGGACATCATCGTCGTCAGCGCCATCGACCGCGAAGAGATTCTCGAGCGCGGCCTGCCCTCCGACATCACCATCTTCGGCAAGCCGATTCCCTTCCATGAAATCAAGGGATTCATCCTCGGCCGCCTGGCAGCTCGCCAGCGCAGCAACTAA
- a CDS encoding methyl-accepting chemotaxis protein: protein MGFFGNSSALEKIDRDIAAIADGSADLSYSVGHAGSDAAGRISGNINRFFSRVRGLISHARERSVSIAADAARMNSQVQQTDDAVRRQEALAANVFESSNLVNQAVSEVARNSDAIQASTQNNLDLAQRSLEQMETVASTMRSTNAHIEHFSATVAELHTNSMKIDQIVSLINDISDQTNLLALNAAIEAARAGEAGRGFAVVADEVRKLAEKVKTATQVIGQNTQSMINLVSDTSAKTQTIVGEVTRANGYIETSAADLTTMVSDFKQTTEQLSSISTAIYNLRESNQTIHHEVEGIRDHSRDISGRMKQCLDSAKTLRESTEDLQCTLADFRTGNSMFDTLHDKCAGFRDNVVAVLQKMADRGVNVFDQAYKEIPGSNPKRYTTAYDSQCDGELTRMYDDLLRDVPGLTYSLSVDTNGYAPAHNGVFSNQPSGDPAVDLVKCRHKRIFNDPVGLKLAKNQKSSLFQTYVRDTGEILADLSMPVLIGGRHWGAVRIGFKTDLVK, encoded by the coding sequence ATGGGATTTTTTGGCAACAGCAGCGCACTCGAGAAGATTGACCGCGACATCGCGGCGATCGCTGACGGCAGTGCTGACCTTTCGTACTCGGTAGGCCATGCCGGCAGCGATGCCGCCGGGCGCATTTCCGGCAACATCAACCGCTTTTTCAGCCGTGTCCGCGGCCTCATTTCACATGCCCGCGAGCGCAGCGTAAGCATTGCTGCCGACGCCGCCCGGATGAACAGTCAGGTGCAGCAGACCGACGACGCCGTGCGCCGCCAGGAAGCCCTCGCCGCCAACGTCTTCGAGTCGAGCAACCTGGTCAATCAGGCGGTCAGTGAAGTGGCAAGGAATTCGGACGCCATCCAGGCATCGACCCAGAACAACCTCGACCTCGCCCAGCGCTCGCTGGAGCAGATGGAAACGGTGGCCTCGACCATGCGCTCGACCAACGCGCACATTGAGCATTTTTCGGCGACGGTGGCCGAACTGCACACCAATTCAATGAAGATCGACCAGATCGTCTCGCTGATCAACGATATTTCCGACCAGACCAATCTGCTGGCGCTCAATGCCGCCATCGAAGCCGCCCGGGCCGGCGAAGCGGGCCGCGGTTTTGCCGTGGTCGCCGACGAAGTGCGAAAACTGGCGGAAAAGGTCAAGACGGCAACCCAGGTCATCGGCCAGAACACGCAGTCGATGATCAACCTCGTCTCCGACACCTCGGCCAAGACACAGACCATTGTCGGCGAAGTGACGCGGGCCAATGGCTACATCGAAACCTCGGCGGCCGACCTGACGACCATGGTCTCCGACTTCAAGCAGACTACCGAGCAGTTGTCGTCCATTTCGACCGCGATCTACAACCTGCGCGAGAGCAATCAGACAATCCACCACGAAGTCGAAGGCATCCGCGATCATTCGCGCGACATTTCCGGGCGCATGAAACAGTGCCTGGACAGTGCCAAGACCCTGCGCGAATCGACCGAAGACCTGCAATGCACGCTGGCCGATTTCCGCACCGGCAACAGCATGTTCGACACCCTGCACGACAAGTGCGCCGGTTTCCGCGACAACGTCGTTGCCGTGCTGCAGAAAATGGCCGACCGCGGGGTCAATGTCTTCGATCAGGCCTACAAGGAAATTCCCGGCTCCAACCCGAAGCGCTACACGACGGCCTACGACAGCCAGTGCGACGGCGAACTGACCCGCATGTACGACGACCTGCTGCGCGACGTGCCCGGCCTGACCTATTCGCTCTCGGTCGACACCAACGGCTACGCGCCGGCCCACAATGGCGTCTTTTCCAATCAACCGAGCGGCGACCCGGCTGTCGACCTGGTCAAATGCCGGCACAAGCGGATATTCAACGACCCGGTCGGCCTCAAGCTGGCCAAGAACCAGAAGTCCTCACTGTTCCAGACCTACGTCCGCGACACCGGCGAAATCCTGGCCGACCTCTCGATGCCCGTCCTGATCGGCGGCCGCCACTGGGGTGCCGTGCGCATCGGCTTCAAGACCGATCTGGTGAAATAG